A single window of Nocardioides baekrokdamisoli DNA harbors:
- a CDS encoding type II toxin-antitoxin system PemK/MazF family toxin, translated as MTSLTRGQVVRADIGLDEPKLFVVVSNNRRNRALPTILGVRLTTSPKPPMASIVEFGQDEVFVGRACCDDITALWEDEILSVVGAISPRGMSAIRDGLGAALGL; from the coding sequence ATGACGTCGTTGACGCGCGGACAGGTCGTCCGTGCAGACATCGGACTGGACGAACCGAAGTTGTTCGTGGTCGTGTCGAACAACCGACGCAACCGGGCCCTACCGACGATCCTGGGGGTCCGGCTGACCACCTCGCCGAAGCCACCCATGGCCTCGATCGTGGAGTTCGGCCAAGACGAAGTGTTTGTCGGACGCGCATGCTGCGACGACATCACCGCGTTGTGGGAGGACGAGATCCTCTCCGTCGTCGGGGCGATCTCTCCGCGCGGCATGTCGGCCATCAGGGACGGCCTGGGGGCGGCACTCGGGCTCTGA
- a CDS encoding HNH endonuclease codes for MARAGGRCEAAAFIWFGRCNRPAAEADHVYPWSKGGPTTFMNGQALCRGHNRHKAAMTPPWWYVVLLERRRRSYVPGGTPIRVSAALSNREKQRKGGGVQGRIEG; via the coding sequence ATGGCACGGGCCGGCGGTCGATGTGAAGCAGCTGCGTTCATCTGGTTCGGTCGCTGCAATAGACCAGCGGCTGAAGCCGACCACGTGTACCCCTGGTCCAAGGGCGGGCCGACGACATTCATGAACGGGCAGGCTCTCTGCCGCGGACACAACCGACACAAGGCCGCCATGACTCCGCCATGGTGGTACGTGGTGCTCCTCGAGCGGCGGAGACGGTCATACGTACCGGGCGGCACGCCGATCCGCGTCTCCGCCGCCCTGAGTAACCGCGAGAAGCAGCGAAAGGGCGGCGGAGTTCAGGGCAGAATCGAGGGATGA
- a CDS encoding MmcQ/YjbR family DNA-binding protein, which yields MTVVPCEIPDFLDLVSQLPGVSHSERDRWLRFDVDGRTFGYLWPATRTVGLKQTIVEQLSLVAERPKVFEVQFTSGGFGWVVVRLEGVERDELAELTFEAWRLTAPVALLEARADELPF from the coding sequence ATGACGGTCGTGCCCTGCGAGATCCCTGACTTCCTCGACCTGGTTTCCCAGCTCCCCGGTGTCAGCCACTCCGAGCGGGACAGGTGGCTCCGGTTCGACGTCGATGGCCGGACGTTCGGCTACCTCTGGCCGGCGACCCGAACGGTCGGGTTGAAGCAGACGATCGTGGAGCAGCTCTCTCTGGTGGCCGAGCGTCCGAAGGTCTTCGAGGTGCAGTTCACCTCAGGAGGTTTCGGCTGGGTGGTCGTCCGCCTCGAAGGCGTTGAGCGCGATGAGCTGGCCGAGCTCACCTTCGAGGCGTGGCGGTTGACTGCCCCGGTCGCATTGCTTGAGGCACGCGCCGACGAGTTGCCGTTCTAG
- a CDS encoding nuclease-related domain-containing DEAD/DEAH box helicase, with product MVHLIPAEPAFTTGSEQQVWEQLRTSLGPDDVLLANFRLTDETKDHEADLVVVMPDFGVLVLEVKGGSIWYEDGWIQTVSGESKWIHPVDQARDAKYAIRQYVESDPRWGSRGRIRWAHGVVVPYSVFPDADLPDLPRLALHDREDVKSLIAHVRRNAHDLDTGHRVPALDDAATLGEILGGRLATSYDVNAEALERQATADRLTEQQGMILSVARLLNRIEVRGGAGSGKTVLALQQAKELTRGRHDRKAQRTALLCYSIGLGEHLKRQVAAWPRKDQPAFVGTFEDFARTLGVADFGDRTASSFWEEELPLTMAELARELPDGKRFDALVVDEAQDFADTWWTPLLTSLRDEDEGGVYVFSDENQRIFGRFGRPPVALVPLVLDHCLRNTREIHEAFSPLAPSRMYSRGGTGPSVQFVAASVDDTVDTADAEIDRLIEDGWGRGHIALITTGTRHWAQAGEQDRVGQLGYWQNYFDGDEVFYGHVLGCKGLERSAVVLVLNEDGTRDRARERLYVGMSRATDLLIVVGDPEVVRAVGGPEVAKRLGIA from the coding sequence GTGGTCCATCTGATCCCTGCCGAGCCCGCGTTCACGACGGGCTCCGAGCAGCAGGTCTGGGAGCAGTTGCGTACCTCGCTGGGCCCCGATGACGTACTGCTCGCCAACTTTCGGCTGACTGACGAGACCAAGGACCACGAGGCCGATCTGGTCGTTGTCATGCCCGACTTCGGCGTACTCGTCCTCGAGGTCAAGGGCGGGTCGATCTGGTACGAGGACGGCTGGATCCAGACCGTGTCCGGTGAGTCGAAGTGGATTCACCCGGTGGATCAGGCGCGCGACGCGAAGTACGCCATCCGGCAGTACGTCGAGTCCGACCCGAGGTGGGGGAGTCGGGGTCGGATCCGATGGGCGCACGGCGTCGTCGTCCCGTACAGCGTCTTCCCGGATGCCGACCTGCCCGACCTTCCGCGATTGGCGCTCCATGACCGTGAGGACGTCAAGAGCCTGATCGCCCACGTACGCCGCAACGCGCACGATCTCGACACGGGGCACCGGGTCCCGGCGTTGGATGACGCCGCCACCCTGGGCGAGATCCTCGGTGGCCGGCTCGCGACCTCGTACGACGTGAATGCCGAGGCGCTCGAGCGGCAGGCCACCGCCGATCGGCTGACCGAACAGCAGGGCATGATCCTGTCGGTCGCCCGGCTTCTGAACCGGATCGAAGTACGCGGCGGGGCGGGGAGCGGGAAGACCGTTCTGGCGCTCCAGCAGGCGAAGGAGTTGACCCGCGGGCGGCACGATCGCAAGGCGCAGCGTACGGCGTTGCTCTGCTACTCGATCGGGCTCGGTGAGCATCTCAAGCGTCAGGTCGCGGCGTGGCCGCGCAAGGACCAGCCCGCGTTCGTCGGGACATTCGAGGACTTTGCCCGCACGCTCGGCGTCGCAGACTTCGGGGACCGTACGGCTTCGTCCTTCTGGGAGGAGGAGTTGCCGCTCACCATGGCGGAGCTGGCGCGCGAACTCCCCGACGGCAAGAGATTCGATGCCCTCGTGGTCGACGAGGCGCAGGACTTCGCCGACACGTGGTGGACCCCGTTGCTCACCTCGTTGCGCGACGAGGACGAGGGCGGCGTGTACGTGTTCTCCGACGAGAACCAGCGGATCTTCGGTCGTTTCGGACGCCCTCCCGTCGCGCTCGTACCGTTGGTGCTGGACCACTGCCTGCGCAACACCAGGGAGATCCACGAGGCGTTCAGTCCGCTGGCACCGTCGCGGATGTACTCACGAGGCGGCACTGGGCCATCGGTCCAGTTCGTCGCTGCCTCGGTCGACGACACGGTCGACACTGCCGACGCTGAGATCGACCGACTCATCGAAGACGGTTGGGGCCGCGGCCACATCGCCCTGATCACCACCGGTACTCGCCACTGGGCACAGGCCGGGGAGCAGGACCGTGTCGGCCAACTCGGCTACTGGCAGAACTACTTCGACGGGGACGAGGTCTTCTACGGGCACGTCCTGGGCTGCAAGGGATTGGAACGGTCGGCCGTCGTACTCGTGCTCAATGAAGACGGTACTCGGGATCGGGCACGAGAGCGCCTGTACGTCGGGATGTCGCGCGCGACGGACCTGTTGATCGTCGTCGGTGATCCCGAGGTCGTGCGCGCGGTTGGCGGGCCGGAGGTCGCGAAGCGGCTGGGGATCGCGTGA
- a CDS encoding TetR/AcrR family transcriptional regulator produces the protein MDDVKERPYVSPLREAQAARTRLAVIDAARHLFLEQGYASTTVDQIAKLAGVSKPTVFSSVGSKAAIFKAVRDVAMAGDDGPAPVLDRPSVDRARKAASAEEAIHALASHISALQKRYGLIDAVLSGAAACGDPELLELWETAEAQRRTGAGFLIEIVAAKGRLSVDPEEAADRLSTFMAPDNYRRLVRAGRWSDDDYREWLAHTLTHQLLLSS, from the coding sequence GTGGATGACGTCAAGGAGCGCCCGTACGTATCGCCTCTTCGCGAGGCGCAGGCGGCTCGTACACGACTCGCCGTCATCGATGCAGCCCGCCACCTCTTCCTCGAGCAGGGCTACGCCTCGACCACCGTGGACCAGATCGCCAAGCTCGCGGGCGTCAGCAAGCCAACAGTGTTCAGCTCAGTCGGATCCAAGGCCGCCATCTTCAAAGCGGTCCGTGATGTCGCCATGGCCGGTGATGACGGGCCCGCACCGGTCCTCGATCGGCCATCGGTGGACCGCGCCAGGAAGGCAGCTTCGGCCGAGGAAGCAATACACGCCCTCGCATCCCACATCTCGGCCCTGCAGAAGCGGTACGGCCTGATCGATGCGGTCCTGTCTGGAGCAGCAGCCTGTGGTGACCCCGAGCTTCTGGAGCTCTGGGAGACCGCTGAGGCACAGCGCCGTACGGGCGCGGGGTTCCTCATCGAGATCGTCGCGGCCAAGGGCCGGCTCAGCGTTGACCCAGAGGAGGCAGCGGACCGGCTGAGCACCTTCATGGCGCCGGACAACTACCGGCGACTCGTACGCGCGGGCCGCTGGTCCGATGACGACTATCGGGAATGGCTCGCCCATACGTTGACGCACCAACTGCTGCTGTCGAGCTAG
- a CDS encoding YybH family protein, whose protein sequence is MKSASEEVVASTAAGVVSAFVAAIEAKDPEALRAVFAEDAVFVNLLGTPMVGRQGIVDGHAWAFAGPLRHSTVALVEASVIDAGDDVAAVHALIRRGRHEDAPIGGLPPGDTRLLLTVRRASEGWIAIAGVNVGVAAPPAS, encoded by the coding sequence ATGAAGTCAGCGTCTGAAGAAGTCGTCGCCAGCACTGCTGCCGGGGTGGTGAGCGCATTTGTTGCTGCGATCGAAGCCAAGGATCCCGAAGCGCTTCGGGCCGTGTTCGCTGAGGACGCGGTGTTCGTCAACCTCCTCGGGACGCCCATGGTCGGTCGCCAGGGCATCGTCGACGGGCACGCATGGGCGTTCGCGGGACCGCTCCGGCACTCGACCGTGGCTCTCGTCGAGGCGAGCGTGATCGATGCTGGCGACGACGTGGCTGCCGTACATGCTCTGATCCGACGTGGTCGGCACGAGGATGCGCCGATCGGAGGTCTGCCGCCGGGCGACACGCGATTGTTGCTCACCGTGCGACGCGCCAGCGAAGGTTGGATTGCGATCGCCGGTGTCAACGTCGGTGTCGCCGCGCCGCCAGCGTCCTGA
- a CDS encoding alpha/beta fold hydrolase has product MTGRLTSYRHGDLVFDVNDEGPLDGEVIVLLHGFPQLNTLWDHVVPRLHEAGYRTVAPNQRGYSPGARPRGRWHYRLSNLAADIEVLVGELGQPVHLVGHDWGAAAGWFAVSTAPHHFRSWTALSVPHPGAFFSAMFRGQMFRAWYMVVFGIPFLPARVLGSARMQGRVRRWTRMPADVHQRYWEEVGSDRARLSAGLAWYGAMPLENPLAARIRVQVPTTFAWGTHDFAFGRGAAMRCADFVEAPYEFRQLDGMGHWLPDEAPDLVAELILERVGTRP; this is encoded by the coding sequence ATGACCGGCCGACTGACGTCGTACCGTCACGGCGATCTGGTCTTCGACGTCAACGACGAGGGGCCGCTCGACGGCGAGGTCATCGTGCTGCTGCACGGCTTCCCGCAGTTGAACACGCTGTGGGATCACGTCGTGCCGCGGCTGCATGAGGCGGGCTACCGCACGGTCGCGCCCAACCAGCGTGGCTACTCTCCGGGTGCCCGTCCGCGGGGGCGGTGGCACTACCGACTCAGCAACCTGGCTGCCGACATCGAGGTGCTGGTGGGGGAGCTCGGTCAGCCGGTCCACCTCGTCGGGCACGACTGGGGCGCGGCGGCCGGCTGGTTCGCGGTGAGTACGGCGCCGCACCACTTCCGGTCCTGGACGGCACTGTCGGTGCCCCACCCCGGTGCGTTCTTCAGCGCGATGTTCCGCGGCCAGATGTTCCGGGCTTGGTACATGGTCGTCTTCGGAATCCCGTTCCTGCCGGCGCGTGTCCTGGGAAGCGCGCGGATGCAGGGACGCGTACGCCGCTGGACCCGCATGCCGGCGGATGTTCATCAGAGGTACTGGGAGGAAGTCGGCAGCGACCGTGCCCGCCTCTCCGCCGGCCTGGCGTGGTACGGCGCGATGCCGCTGGAGAACCCGCTCGCAGCCCGCATCCGGGTGCAGGTGCCGACCACCTTCGCGTGGGGCACGCACGACTTCGCCTTCGGGCGAGGCGCCGCAATGCGCTGCGCTGACTTCGTCGAGGCCCCCTACGAGTTCAGGCAGTTGGACGGGATGGGGCACTGGCTGCCGGATGAGGCCCCGGATCTGGTGGCGGAGTTGATCCTGGAGCGGGTCGGCACGAGGCCTTAG
- a CDS encoding AAA family ATPase, with amino-acid sequence MSLSAAAGQPPASPNRPNPFGPRPGTLPPYLAGRSRQMKTAQERMKAVAENRGGIAPLFFTAPRGLGKTVLLKEVEAVGRDEGLVVASVTADSETDLCVAIAVAIRREIERMGPGLVSRIRGSLDELSLSVGLGGTTARATWRRDDAATDEPFGVALSRLVQELGGAGGLGLVLTVDELQEASQGSLRRLLPALQQLGHEHDPVPFVFIGAGLTSMSRTLARAYGFSERFEYLELHRLDPTAAGLALQAGLDSDVDWLGTAVEEAIAAADGHPYLIQLIGYWAWEESGASTALKPGILPGDVQVAISEASGEIRRIFATRWEDASDVEKAVLGAVAHLGNGTYPGIATSAGLELGETESAVRKLNDDGWLEVIDLERVAFAYAGLATYVASRVGMAPETLALGSQVLPADVTLDDG; translated from the coding sequence ATGAGCCTCTCCGCTGCGGCCGGCCAACCGCCAGCATCCCCGAACCGCCCCAACCCGTTTGGCCCGCGCCCCGGGACCCTTCCGCCCTACCTCGCCGGGCGAAGCCGACAGATGAAGACTGCGCAAGAACGGATGAAGGCTGTCGCGGAGAATCGCGGGGGGATTGCACCGCTCTTCTTTACGGCTCCCCGCGGGCTAGGGAAGACGGTTCTGCTGAAGGAAGTCGAGGCGGTCGGCCGCGACGAGGGGTTGGTGGTGGCATCCGTCACGGCCGATTCAGAAACAGATCTCTGTGTCGCGATCGCCGTGGCCATTCGGCGCGAGATTGAGCGCATGGGGCCCGGCCTTGTGTCCCGGATCCGGGGTTCGCTTGACGAACTAAGCCTCTCCGTCGGTCTTGGTGGAACAACGGCAAGGGCAACCTGGCGTCGAGATGACGCGGCGACAGACGAGCCCTTCGGCGTCGCGTTGAGTCGCCTGGTTCAGGAGCTAGGCGGCGCGGGTGGCCTGGGCCTGGTCCTCACAGTGGACGAACTCCAAGAGGCTAGCCAGGGCAGCCTGCGGAGGCTTTTGCCTGCGCTGCAGCAACTCGGCCATGAGCACGATCCAGTTCCCTTCGTATTCATCGGCGCAGGCTTGACCTCGATGTCGAGAACGCTGGCCCGGGCATACGGCTTTTCTGAACGATTCGAGTACCTCGAACTGCACCGGCTGGATCCAACAGCCGCTGGGCTTGCGCTGCAAGCGGGGCTGGACTCCGATGTCGATTGGTTGGGCACGGCAGTCGAGGAGGCAATCGCTGCGGCTGACGGTCATCCCTACCTGATCCAACTGATCGGCTACTGGGCTTGGGAGGAGAGCGGTGCCTCCACTGCGCTGAAGCCCGGCATCCTCCCCGGTGATGTCCAGGTTGCCATCAGCGAGGCAAGTGGTGAGATCCGGCGGATTTTCGCGACGCGTTGGGAGGATGCGTCGGACGTCGAGAAGGCGGTGCTGGGCGCCGTTGCGCATCTTGGGAACGGTACCTACCCCGGTATCGCGACAAGCGCTGGTCTTGAACTCGGCGAGACCGAGTCCGCCGTTCGGAAGTTGAATGACGACGGTTGGCTCGAGGTGATCGACCTCGAGCGAGTCGCATTCGCATATGCCGGACTGGCTACATATGTGGCCAGTCGGGTCGGTATGGCTCCGGAGACGCTGGCCCTCGGTTCTCAGGTCCTGCCAGCGGATGTAACGCTCGACGACGGCTGA
- a CDS encoding TetR/AcrR family transcriptional regulator: protein MRERLVTAAVAVIAEHGVGGFSARRVTRAANTSTMAVYTQFGSMESLVEAVIDVAFSRMERALAEAPATDDPLRDVSAQTLAYLNFATHNRDLYGVMFGTIPLGPYRRTTPSQLRTGRTQTLDRVGANLARAADEGRIAPRPITDLAFMWWSTIHGYALLETTGHIRATPGRNRILAALLETMFIGLGDRPAEANDSVTRGLNSGHGRA from the coding sequence ATGCGTGAGCGTCTCGTCACAGCGGCCGTGGCCGTCATCGCCGAGCACGGAGTGGGCGGGTTTTCCGCTCGCCGGGTCACCCGCGCGGCGAACACCTCGACGATGGCGGTCTACACACAGTTCGGATCCATGGAGTCACTGGTCGAGGCAGTGATCGATGTCGCGTTCAGCCGGATGGAAAGGGCTCTGGCGGAGGCCCCGGCCACCGATGACCCGTTGCGGGACGTGAGCGCCCAGACCTTGGCGTACCTCAACTTCGCCACCCACAACAGAGACCTCTACGGGGTCATGTTCGGAACGATCCCCCTCGGCCCGTACCGGCGCACAACACCCAGCCAACTCCGGACCGGTCGCACCCAGACCCTTGACCGGGTCGGCGCCAATCTTGCGAGAGCCGCTGACGAGGGGCGCATCGCTCCTCGTCCCATCACCGACCTGGCGTTCATGTGGTGGAGCACAATCCACGGGTACGCGCTGTTGGAGACCACCGGACACATCCGCGCCACACCAGGACGCAACCGGATCCTCGCCGCGCTTCTCGAAACGATGTTCATCGGACTCGGGGACCGACCTGCGGAGGCGAATGATTCGGTCACGCGTGGCCTCAACTCCGGCCACGGGCGCGCCTGA
- a CDS encoding SGNH/GDSL hydrolase family protein, which translates to MRNHPHPSAAPEDPMLGSRSYSAAIALAAVGTTLVALVPSSAGAAVPRYREYVALGDSWSADVLTAFPPTTDSVPIDCAQSASNYPHQIAEMLHVAVFRDATCGSATTVDMTHPQTGLPLGGTAAPQFDKLTPTTDLVTLGIGGNDIGLATDIEACLSLLPFDLPGQGCKAKFTADGVDQISAAVKATAPKIAAAIAGVHQRSPHARILLVNYLDGVPLNGKGCWPVVPVPDADMAYMADKFREMNAMLATVATLTHAQLVDTFTPTVGHDVCKAPDVRDIEGLVPLSTQNALLLAFPFHPNQGGANAQTQAVYSAIATP; encoded by the coding sequence GTGCGCAACCACCCCCACCCCTCGGCTGCTCCGGAGGATCCCATGCTCGGCTCCCGCTCGTACTCGGCCGCCATCGCTCTCGCCGCAGTCGGCACGACGCTCGTCGCCCTGGTTCCCTCCAGCGCTGGCGCCGCGGTTCCTCGGTATCGGGAGTACGTCGCGCTCGGCGACTCTTGGAGCGCCGACGTGCTGACGGCCTTCCCGCCGACGACGGATTCGGTCCCGATCGACTGCGCGCAGTCGGCGAGCAACTACCCCCACCAGATCGCCGAAATGCTGCACGTTGCGGTCTTCCGCGACGCCACCTGCGGCAGCGCGACGACGGTCGACATGACCCATCCGCAGACCGGACTGCCCCTGGGCGGCACTGCTGCGCCGCAGTTCGACAAGCTCACCCCTACGACCGACCTGGTCACCCTCGGGATCGGCGGCAACGACATCGGACTCGCCACCGACATCGAGGCGTGCCTGAGCCTGCTGCCGTTCGACCTGCCCGGCCAGGGCTGCAAGGCGAAGTTCACCGCGGACGGTGTCGACCAGATCAGCGCCGCGGTCAAGGCCACCGCTCCCAAGATCGCCGCGGCCATCGCCGGCGTCCACCAGCGTTCCCCGCATGCCCGGATCCTGCTGGTGAACTATCTCGACGGCGTTCCGCTGAACGGCAAGGGGTGCTGGCCGGTCGTGCCGGTGCCGGACGCCGACATGGCGTACATGGCGGACAAGTTCCGGGAGATGAACGCCATGCTGGCGACGGTCGCCACCTTGACGCACGCCCAACTGGTCGACACCTTCACGCCCACGGTCGGACACGACGTCTGCAAGGCGCCCGATGTACGTGACATCGAGGGGCTGGTCCCGTTGTCGACTCAGAACGCGCTTCTGCTCGCCTTCCCGTTCCACCCGAATCAGGGCGGCGCCAACGCACAGACCCAGGCCGTCTACTCCGCGATCGCGACTCCGTAG
- a CDS encoding DUF2306 domain-containing protein produces MAGSRFAKIAWLLVAAWVVLYAPMAFEYMSRFLFHGPALWDHVYSGVVGDRQALGLGSIHDVQSPRYQQNLAVMVMHTTVSATAILLAVFQLSARSRRRIVIHRWLGRVQVVCVIVGMLAAMVFLVSVRPSGTFDGAAFNIQLFGLALGTLLGTLLGWVAIRRQQMATHRILMTYAFALLCTAPFLRLGYLVFGLVWPHSTQEVSNLAGAGIEAFLAPTAAVLAARYVAPPRSAVHPVRHLAPAMVNASWVAGIGGAVLLGWLYAAHFSGADRVTVCWAVTALVALTTSARAAGTASSEPARHDWITYRTSVLLGIPLTVVLWGVFGVAFGAVPGFYGALLTGPAISISLGLLLIAASRWRRASQPTDEAMSGVGTALSHG; encoded by the coding sequence ATGGCTGGTAGTCGGTTCGCGAAGATTGCGTGGTTACTTGTTGCCGCGTGGGTGGTGCTGTACGCGCCGATGGCCTTCGAATACATGTCCCGATTCCTGTTCCACGGACCGGCGCTGTGGGATCACGTCTACTCGGGCGTGGTGGGGGATCGGCAAGCATTGGGCCTCGGGTCCATCCATGACGTGCAATCGCCGCGTTACCAGCAGAACCTGGCGGTGATGGTCATGCACACCACCGTGTCAGCCACGGCCATCCTGCTGGCGGTGTTCCAACTCAGCGCTCGCAGCCGACGTCGGATCGTCATCCATCGCTGGTTGGGTCGCGTCCAGGTGGTCTGCGTGATTGTCGGGATGCTCGCTGCGATGGTTTTTCTGGTGTCCGTTCGTCCTTCGGGGACCTTCGACGGCGCTGCCTTCAACATCCAACTCTTCGGTCTTGCGTTGGGAACGCTGCTCGGCACGTTGCTGGGCTGGGTGGCGATTCGACGTCAGCAGATGGCCACGCATCGGATCTTGATGACCTACGCGTTTGCGCTGTTGTGCACGGCGCCTTTCCTGCGCCTGGGGTATCTCGTCTTCGGCCTGGTGTGGCCGCACAGCACCCAGGAGGTCAGCAATCTCGCCGGCGCTGGCATCGAGGCGTTCCTGGCGCCTACAGCAGCAGTGCTGGCGGCCCGGTACGTGGCGCCGCCGCGGTCGGCCGTGCACCCCGTCAGGCACCTCGCCCCGGCGATGGTGAACGCGTCGTGGGTCGCCGGGATCGGCGGAGCCGTACTCCTCGGCTGGCTGTACGCAGCCCACTTCTCCGGGGCGGATCGGGTCACCGTCTGTTGGGCCGTGACTGCGTTGGTCGCGCTCACCACTTCAGCGCGGGCAGCAGGGACGGCGAGTTCAGAACCGGCGCGCCATGACTGGATCACGTACCGCACCAGTGTGCTCCTGGGGATCCCGCTGACCGTTGTGCTGTGGGGCGTCTTCGGCGTGGCCTTCGGCGCCGTACCGGGGTTCTATGGCGCGCTGCTGACGGGTCCGGCCATCTCGATCTCGCTCGGCCTCCTCCTGATCGCGGCAAGCCGCTGGCGACGCGCCAGCCAGCCCACGGACGAAGCCATGTCAGGAGTCGGCACAGCGCTCAGCCACGGCTAG
- a CDS encoding pseudouridine synthase: MPPRSPLPPRHGLQAAWVRTPHTGTAPEHELTMGAWLRHRLPPRSVEPSARHALAAAVPGLAEGERPSVDVDRFLASQRFVWGDGSPVLADEAYRPHNFVWFHRDLRDEPVVPGELIVLHEDERIVVVDKPAFLSTIPRGSHVVQSVVVRGREEFGLPDLAPAHRLDRVTSGVLLLTKARRWRRAYQGIFETGVARKTYRALAAYDPGFAGPVVIRNHIRKPAGQWQAEVVPDAPVNAETLVELEARVGADRAVYRLSPRTGRTHQLRLHLNGLGLPIVGDPLYPQVTVTDVDDFSTPLQLLASELEFVDPIDGRARQFRSGRAVPL, translated from the coding sequence GTGCCGCCCCGTTCGCCCCTCCCGCCGCGGCACGGCCTGCAAGCGGCCTGGGTGCGCACTCCGCACACTGGGACGGCGCCTGAGCACGAACTGACGATGGGTGCCTGGCTGCGTCACCGGCTGCCGCCGCGCAGCGTGGAGCCGAGTGCGCGCCATGCGCTCGCTGCTGCGGTGCCCGGTCTGGCTGAGGGCGAGCGGCCGAGCGTCGATGTCGACCGGTTCCTGGCGAGCCAGCGCTTCGTGTGGGGTGATGGCAGTCCGGTGCTCGCCGATGAGGCGTACCGGCCCCACAACTTTGTCTGGTTCCACCGTGACCTGCGGGACGAGCCGGTGGTGCCGGGGGAGTTGATCGTCCTGCATGAGGACGAGCGGATCGTCGTCGTGGACAAGCCTGCGTTCCTCTCCACGATCCCGCGCGGGAGTCATGTCGTCCAGAGCGTGGTGGTGCGCGGTCGCGAGGAGTTCGGTCTGCCCGACCTCGCCCCGGCGCACCGCCTGGACCGGGTGACCTCGGGGGTCCTTCTGCTGACGAAGGCGCGCCGGTGGCGCCGTGCGTACCAGGGGATTTTCGAGACGGGTGTGGCCCGCAAGACCTATCGTGCGCTCGCCGCGTACGACCCCGGGTTTGCTGGCCCCGTCGTGATCCGCAACCACATCCGCAAGCCTGCGGGGCAGTGGCAGGCGGAGGTGGTGCCGGACGCGCCGGTGAACGCTGAGACGCTGGTCGAGCTTGAGGCCCGAGTGGGTGCTGACCGGGCGGTGTATCGCCTCAGTCCGCGCACCGGCCGCACCCACCAACTCCGGCTGCACCTCAACGGGCTTGGGCTCCCGATCGTGGGCGACCCGCTGTATCCGCAGGTGACGGTGACCGATGTCGACGACTTCAGTACGCCGCTGCAACTGCTGGCGAGTGAGTTGGAGTTTGTGGATCCGATCGATGGTCGGGCGCGGCAGTTCCGCAGCGGGCGGGCTGTCCCGCTCTGA